The Acidimicrobiales bacterium nucleotide sequence GGGTCGTGGCCCCCGGTGACTTCACCTGCCGGGTCGTGCGCATCGAGCGCACACCCTGACCTGGTCCCAGGGACTCGGTCAGTCCGAGAAGCCGGCCTGCTCGGCCCCGATGGTGGTCGAGTCGCCGTGCCCGGTGTGCACCACCGTCGACGGCGGCAGCGTGAACAGTCGGCTGCGGATGGACGCCACGATCGTGTCCCGGTCGCTGTAGGAGCGGCCGGTGGCCCCGGGGCCGCCCTGGAAGAGGGTGTCGCCGCTGAACACCACGCCGCCCTCCCGATCGAGGAAGCAACAGCCCCCGGGGGAGTGGCCGGGGGTGTGGAGGACCTCGAGCTCGACGTCGCCGGCGCGGACCCGGTCCCCGTCGTGCAGCAGCGCGTCGGGCGGTCGATCCGGGTTGACGACCTCCCAGAGCATCAGGTCGTCGGCGTGGATCGAGATCGGCGCCCCGAGCTCGTCGGCCAGCTCCGCGGCGACGTTGATGTGGTCGTTGTGACCGTGCGTGGCGAGGATGCCGACGACGCGTCGACCGCCCACCGCGGCGACGACCGGGGCCGCTTCGTGGGCGGCGTCGATCACGATGACCTCGGCGTCGTCGCCGACCACCCAGATGTTGTTGTCGACGTCGAAGCTCTGACCGTCGAGGGTGAAGGTGCCGGAGGTGACGACGCGGTCGATCATGACGGGTCCGCCACGACGACGACCGAGCGCAGGACCTCGCCCGCCTCCATCCGGTGGAACGCCGCCTCGACGGCGTCGAGCGGGATCGTCTCGCTGACGAAGCGGTCGAGGTCGAGGCGGCCCTGGAGGTAGAGGTCGATGAGCATCGGGAAGTCGCGCGACGGCAGGCAGTCGCCGTACCAGCTCGGCTTCAGGCGCCCGCCCCGCCCGAAGAAGTCGATCATCGGCAGCTCGAGGCGCATCTCCGGGTCGGGGACACCGACCTGGACGACGGTGCCGGCGAGGTCGCGGGCGTAGAAGGCCTGCTCGAAGACCTTCGGGTTGCCGACCGCCTCGATGCACACGTCGGCGCCGTTGCCCCCGGTGAGCGCCTGGATGGCCTCGACGGGGTCGGTGGTCGACGCGTCGACGGTGTGGGTGGCGCCGAACTCCGTGGCCAGCTCGAGCTTCCGGGCGTCGAGGTCGACGGCGATCACGGTGGTGGCCCCGGCGAGGCGGGCCCCGGCGACGGCGGCGTCGCCGACCCCGCCGCAGCCGAAGACGGCCACCGAGTCGCCGGGTCCGATCTCGCCGGTGAACATCGCGGCGCCCAGCCCTGCCATCACCCCGCACCCCAGCAGTCCCGCCGCTTCCGGTCGGGCGGCCGGATCGACGGGTGTGCATTGGCCGGCAGCCACCAGCGTCTTCTCGGCGAAGGCGCCGATGCCGAGCGCCGGGCTCAGCTCGGTGCCGTCGGCGAGGGTCATCTTCCGGGTGGCGTTGTGCGTGGCGAAGCAGTACTGCGGGCGTCCTCGTCGACACGAGCGGCAGGTGCCGCAGACGGCCCGCCAGTTGAGGATCACGAAATCGCCGGGCGAGACCCCGGTGACGTCGGGGCCGACCGCCTCGACGATGCCGGCCGCCTCGTGGCCGAGGAGGTAGGGGAACTCCTCGCCGATGGCACCGAGCTTGTAGTGCAGATCGGTGTGGCACACCCCGCAGGCCTGCACTCGCACGAGCGCCTCGCCGGGGCCCGGGTCGGGGACCACGATCGTCTCGATCGTGACCGGTGCGCCCTTCTCGCGGGCGACGACGCCCCGGACTTCGTGCGGCATGGCGGACCTCGGTGTGGTGAGCGCGACCGGACGGGTCGGCGGCGGGTGGGGCGCGGCCGATCGGTGGGGCCGCCCGGCAACTCTAGGGAAGTCTCCTCCCTGCCCGAGACCTCGTCGAGGGCCCGCAGAGGCCGACGGTGACCTCGGGACGCGGACCCCTCGGCCGGACGCCGCCGGGGGCGGTGGCGGAGGTGGACGGGAATCGAACCCGCCGTGCAGGGATCGCCTGCACCACCCGCTTTGAAGGCGGGGGCTGCCACCAGGCCAGCAGACACCTCCACGGGTGACGCTACCCGTGCCCGCTCGCCCCGTGCCGGGGTGCGTCGTATGCTCACCGCATGAAGAAGCTCCTCGTGGTCCTGGTCGTGCTCGCTCTCGCCGCCTTCGCGGTCAAGAAGCTGCAGGACGCCTGACCCCTCCCGGGCCCGCCGAGACGGCGGTCCGCACCCATCCCGGTACGACGCCCAGCGTGGTGCGCGCCGCAGGCGCGTGAGCCGCCCGTCGACGGCCGAGCAGCCACCGGCCCGTCGCGGCGCCGAGGATCGTTCCCACGAGGACCGACGCCCCCAGGGCGATGCGTCCCGGCGCAGGACGGGGGATGCGCTCGCCCAACGGCACGCCGTTGCGGAACTGGCGGACCTCCCAGCCCTCGGCCCGCGCCACACGCGCCAGCGCCCGGTCGGGGTTCACCGCGACCGGGTGTCCGACGGTGCGCAGCAGCGGCAGGTCCGTGGCGGAGTCCGAGTACGCCCAGCACTCGGCGAGGTCGAGCCCGTCGCGGCGGGCGATCTCTTCGACGGCGTCGGCCTTGTACGGGCCGTATGCGTAGTACTCGACCTCGCCCGTGTACCGGCCGCCGGCGTCGATGCGGGCCCGGCTCCCGATCGTCTCGTCCACGCCGAGGTAGTCGCCCAGTGGGACGACGATCTCTTCGGGTGAGGCCGAGATCAGCACGACGCGGTGGCCCGCGGACTGGTGGCGCCGCATCAGCGTGAGGGCCTCGTCGTAGACGATGGGCTCCACCACGTCGATGAGCGTGTCGGCGACGAGGCCCCGCACGAGCGCCTGGTCCCATCCCTTCGTCACCCGCAGCGCCGACTCGCGGAACCGCCGCATCCGCTCCTCGTCGGCGCCGAGGTAGTGGAACACGATGCCGCTCCACAGGGCCCGGAGCATGAGGCGTCGGTTGATCATCCCGGCCCGGCGCAGCGGTCCCCCGAAGGCGACCATCGACGGCGTCGCGATCACCGTCTTGTCGAGGTCGAAGAACGCGGCGGGCATCGGGCCTCAGGGTACGGCTGGCGTCTCCGCCCCGCGGGGAGGCTCGGCGGGATCGTGCCCGGTCGACCCCTTGACCGGGGGCGGGGCCTCTCCTACGGTGCCGGCACCTTCCCCGGTCGTCGTCGAGAGGCGCCGCCGTGCGCCCCGCCCGCCGGGAGGGTTCCCATGCTCGTGTCCTGCTGGTCCGCCAAAGGCGGATCCGGTACCACCACCGTCGTCGCCGCGCTCGGGCGGATCCTCGCCGCCCGCAACGACGACGGTGCCCTGCTCGTCGATCTCGGGGGCGACCTCCCGGCTGCCCTCGGGGCACCGGAGCCGCCGGGGCCGGGGCTGGCGGAGTGGCTGGCCGCCGGCGCCGCGGTACCCGCCGACGCCCTCGGTCGCCTCGAGGAGCGCGTGTCGTCCGACGTGCGGATCCTGCCACGGGGTCGGGGGCCCCTCGGCCGCCCTGATCGCGCCGAGGTCCTCGCCGAGGTCCTGGCCGGCGACGTGCGTCCGGTCGTGGTGGACGTGGGCACCGTGCGGGCCGACGGCACCGGCGGGGAGCCGGCGGAGGTGGCCCGGTTGCTGGCCGGGGTCGCCACCGTGTCGCTGCTCGTCACCCGGGCGTGCTTCCTCTCCGTGCGCCGAGCACTCGCCCTGCCGTTGCGCCCCTCGGGGGTGGTGGTGCTCGTGGAGGAGGGGCGGTCCCTCGGGGTCCGGGAGATCGAGGACCTCCTGGGCGTCCCTGTCGTCGCCGAGGTGGAGGTCGAGGCGGCGGTGGCCCGCGCCGTGGACGCCGGCATGCTCGGGGTCCGTGTCCCCCGCAAGCTGGAGCGGGCGCTGCGCCACGCGGCATGACCGACACCGGCGACCGGGTCGCCCCCGGGGTGGGGGTCGACGGGCCCGACGGACTGCGCGGCCGGCTCCACCGCGTCTTGCTCGAGGCCCCGGAGCGTGCGGACGGCCCGACCGACCCGCGCACCGCTCTCCGAGCCCTCGCCCGGCGACACGACCCGCTCCTCGGCGGTGCGCAGGTCGACGCCGTGGTGGACGAGGTCCGGGCCCGGGTCGACGGCCTCGGGCCTCTCGAGCCGCTCCTCGCCGACCCGGCGGTCGACGAGGTGATGGTCAACGGGGGCGGCCAGGTGTGGGTCGAGCGCCACGGCCGCCTGCACCTCAGCGCGGTGGTCCTCGACGAAGCTCTGACGGGTTCGCTCATCGAGCGGATCGTCGCCCCCCTCGGCCTGCACGTCGATCGGGCGACGCCGATGGTCGACGCCCGCCTTCCCGACGGCTCGCGGGTCAACGCCGTCGTGCGACCACTCGCCGTCGACGGGCCGTGCCTCACCATCCGACGCTTCGGAGCCCGACGGATCGACCTGGCCGACGTCGCCGAGCCGGGGGTCGTGTCGGTGCTGCGCTGGGCGGTGCGCAGCCGCCTGAACGTGGTCGTGTCGGGCGGGGCGGGAGCCGGCAAGACCACCCTCCTCAACGCCATGGCC carries:
- a CDS encoding MBL fold metallo-hydrolase, which codes for MIDRVVTSGTFTLDGQSFDVDNNIWVVGDDAEVIVIDAAHEAAPVVAAVGGRRVVGILATHGHNDHINVAAELADELGAPISIHADDLMLWEVVNPDRPPDALLHDGDRVRAGDVELEVLHTPGHSPGGCCFLDREGGVVFSGDTLFQGGPGATGRSYSDRDTIVASIRSRLFTLPPSTVVHTGHGDSTTIGAEQAGFSD
- a CDS encoding S-(hydroxymethyl)mycothiol dehydrogenase; translated protein: MPHEVRGVVAREKGAPVTIETIVVPDPGPGEALVRVQACGVCHTDLHYKLGAIGEEFPYLLGHEAAGIVEAVGPDVTGVSPGDFVILNWRAVCGTCRSCRRGRPQYCFATHNATRKMTLADGTELSPALGIGAFAEKTLVAAGQCTPVDPAARPEAAGLLGCGVMAGLGAAMFTGEIGPGDSVAVFGCGGVGDAAVAGARLAGATTVIAVDLDARKLELATEFGATHTVDASTTDPVEAIQALTGGNGADVCIEAVGNPKVFEQAFYARDLAGTVVQVGVPDPEMRLELPMIDFFGRGGRLKPSWYGDCLPSRDFPMLIDLYLQGRLDLDRFVSETIPLDAVEAAFHRMEAGEVLRSVVVVADPS
- a CDS encoding HAD-IB family hydrolase; translation: MPAAFFDLDKTVIATPSMVAFGGPLRRAGMINRRLMLRALWSGIVFHYLGADEERMRRFRESALRVTKGWDQALVRGLVADTLIDVVEPIVYDEALTLMRRHQSAGHRVVLISASPEEIVVPLGDYLGVDETIGSRARIDAGGRYTGEVEYYAYGPYKADAVEEIARRDGLDLAECWAYSDSATDLPLLRTVGHPVAVNPDRALARVARAEGWEVRQFRNGVPLGERIPRPAPGRIALGASVLVGTILGAATGRWLLGRRRAAHAPAARTTLGVVPGWVRTAVSAGPGGVRRPAAS
- a CDS encoding CpaF family protein, producing the protein MTDTGDRVAPGVGVDGPDGLRGRLHRVLLEAPERADGPTDPRTALRALARRHDPLLGGAQVDAVVDEVRARVDGLGPLEPLLADPAVDEVMVNGGGQVWVERHGRLHLSAVVLDEALTGSLIERIVAPLGLHVDRATPMVDARLPDGSRVNAVVRPLAVDGPCLTIRRFGARRIDLADVAEPGVVSVLRWAVRSRLNVVVSGGAGAGKTTLLNAMAAEIPDGERVVTIEDAAELRLPGRHVIRLEARPPSAEGLGEVRIRDLLRNALRMRPDRIVVGEVRAGEALDMLQAMNTGHEGSLSTCHANAPGDALRRLETLVLMGDVALPSAAVREQLRSAIDLVVQVARRPDGSRRVVAVAEVAGAGDLDDALSVVSLTDPDGVLRRVPDRRPRSAAASPPDPAWVGSDR